The Alteromonas mediterranea DE genome contains the following window.
AGACGAGACTATCACTGCAATTGCAGATAAGCATGGTGTAAGCACAGCTGAGGTAGTCGTAGCCTGGGAGCTGGCTCATGGTTTAGTGACCATTCCATCGTCGACTAAGCGCAAAAACCTGGAAACCAATTTCAAAGCGCTTGAACTTACCTTAGACGCAGACGATATCGCAAAAATTGACGCGCTAGATTGTGGCGACCGTCAAGCTAACCCAGATTTTTCACCTGCGTGGGACTAATCGGAAAAATCACTGTGTTAAGGAGCTTTTATGCAAGCTAACGTTTGGCAATTTGAACAGGCTAGCGCAGCACTCATACGAAACGAACGCGAATTTTCTAAGCCGGAAGCAGGGCGTATTGTCGTGCGCAACTACGCCATAGGCATCAACCCAGTAGACTGGAAGTTTATCGATGATAACCCGCGCGACTGGGAAAAAGGGCATATTCCCGGTGTGGACGGTGCGGGTGTTGTTGTCGCTGTAGGTGAGGGCGTTGATAACAGTCTATTGGGTAAGCGTGTGGCTTTCCATCATAGCCTAGGTGAAAACGGAAGTTTTGCCGACCATAGTGAAGTGTACGCAAGTCGCGTAATGCTAGTGCCAGAAAGCGTAGATTTTGCATTGGCTGCTGCCTTGCCATGCCCGATGCTTACTGCTTGGCAAGCGTTCAGTAAAGTGCCGGTAAGAGAGGGGGCAGACGTGTTAGTCAGCGGTATGGGCGCCGTTAACAAATTGCTGGCGCAAATACTTTCTCAGGCTGGTTTTAATGTACATGTTATCTCAGGAAGCTTTTCGCAAGAGCAAGCCGATGAGATGGGAGTAAAAGCCATCCATCGCGGTAAACCTGAAGGGCAAACCTTTTACGCGCTTTTCGACGCGAATGGTCCAGACTATGCGGCGTCACTTGTACTGCTTCTTGAAGCTAATGGTCACGTAGTGAGTATTCTAGGACGTATTGAAGTGCCTGTAGATGCGCCTTTCACGCGTACTATTTCTTATCATGAGATAGCCCTAGGCGCGCTGCATGATTATGGCGATTTACCGCAATGGCAGCGCTTGGTGAAAGACGGTGAGGCTCTGCTTGAGCAAGTTGCAGAGCACTCTTTGGTTGTTGAAATTCCAACGCTTTTCGAATTTGATAATCTGAACAAGGCGTTGACATTTTCAAAAGAAGAGAAGCGAAAGGCGGTGGTTACGGTGTCATAAAGCTGGAACGATTAAGTTTCTTCCTTTATCTTTGGTAACGTAAAGGGCTTTATCAGCTCGCGGAAGAAATAGCAAATCAACTATTAGTCCACGAATTGTAACCAGTAAGCGTTATAACGACAGGATTACTAAGTAAACGTGTGGTGTCGTGTAGGCTGGAATTTGTTAAGTAGACTGTGTACTACATAAATAACACACAGGCTAAGCGCAATGGCTACCACTACCGATGAAAAGCGATACAGCGCACTATAAATAATATCCTGTTGCGGAGAGAGTGACTGGCCGTACAAAATGCCAAATGTGGTAAGTACGCCAAAGCCCGTGCCGGCAACACCACCGCCTAGCACATGTTGGCGGCTGATGAAAAATACCAATATCCATAAGCTGAAACTTGCGAAGAACAACGTGTCACTGTAATTCAGCAAAACCAGCTGAGCGAGCAGGGCAAGGTTACACCCTATTAGTGTGCCGAGTGCTCGCTGCCAGCCACTCATGGTGGCGCCTTTCCAGCAAAGAGGGAAAAGAATGAGTATGCTCGCCGCTTGCGCCGAAATGGAATCAACTAAATCGAAGGTTTGAAATACAGCAAAAGATAACGTAGCCACTGTAGTGCATAAGATGACTTCGTGTCGGATGCTCGCTTGATCTTTAGAGACCTTAGGCGGTGGTGTTCGCGGTGCTCTATCTGGGAATATTAGGTGCAACGCAAAAGCGATGCCTAAAGCAAGTAAAATTGCGCCAATATTTGAAATCACCAACGGGTAAATGTCTATTCCATCGTTACTGTAACTTGCGAAGTGCAGCTGTAACGACAGCCCAACCAGAGAAAATGCGCCAAACAAAAATAATGTGCCCTTACTCATTTGCCAAAATAAAAAAGCAAAGGTTGCTGCGATTAATGGTGTAATAAGCAGCGGGTGGGTGCCAAACAAACCATACACTACTAGCACAACCATTGCTGGGAATACGGTCGCTGCAAGAAACTGTCTTATTATGTGCCCATTTAAATCGGCTACCAGCCCTAACAATAAGATGGGATAAAGGGTAAAAAATATCGGGTTCGGCCAGTCCATTGCTTTAGATATCGTAAACCCGAGAGTCGCGCCGCTGGCAATTCTGAGCATCTGTTGAACATCATTATCGCTAAGTTGTGTTTTCATAACCTGTTCTAGTAGACGTAGTGCAATAAACTGATAAAGCGAATTTGAACATTCGCGACAAAACTTTCAATGGGGTTATTAGGAACAATTTGAACCGTCGCCCGGGCACCACTGGTCAGGCGATTTAATGGCGCTTCACTTTC
Protein-coding sequences here:
- a CDS encoding DUF2955 domain-containing protein, which translates into the protein MKTQLSDNDVQQMLRIASGATLGFTISKAMDWPNPIFFTLYPILLLGLVADLNGHIIRQFLAATVFPAMVVLVVYGLFGTHPLLITPLIAATFAFLFWQMSKGTLFLFGAFSLVGLSLQLHFASYSNDGIDIYPLVISNIGAILLALGIAFALHLIFPDRAPRTPPPKVSKDQASIRHEVILCTTVATLSFAVFQTFDLVDSISAQAASILILFPLCWKGATMSGWQRALGTLIGCNLALLAQLVLLNYSDTLFFASFSLWILVFFISRQHVLGGGVAGTGFGVLTTFGILYGQSLSPQQDIIYSALYRFSSVVVAIALSLCVIYVVHSLLNKFQPTRHHTFT
- a CDS encoding alcohol dehydrogenase catalytic domain-containing protein, yielding MQANVWQFEQASAALIRNEREFSKPEAGRIVVRNYAIGINPVDWKFIDDNPRDWEKGHIPGVDGAGVVVAVGEGVDNSLLGKRVAFHHSLGENGSFADHSEVYASRVMLVPESVDFALAAALPCPMLTAWQAFSKVPVREGADVLVSGMGAVNKLLAQILSQAGFNVHVISGSFSQEQADEMGVKAIHRGKPEGQTFYALFDANGPDYAASLVLLLEANGHVVSILGRIEVPVDAPFTRTISYHEIALGALHDYGDLPQWQRLVKDGEALLEQVAEHSLVVEIPTLFEFDNLNKALTFSKEEKRKAVVTVS